One window from the genome of Paenibacillus azoreducens encodes:
- a CDS encoding NAD(P)H-dependent oxidoreductase, translating into MNVLTIYTHPNHRSLSYAFLQKVIQGSRENAHITDVQVLDLYEEGFDPVLVFNENKRRRDMHIDPKLEKYREQIRWADKIVFVYPIWWGRPPAMLLGYIDQMFASNFAYRDNGGLFPEGLLKGKSAVCISTMKGPALYPLYWLGNAHKILMRKALLKYVGIRKVKFFEFGSMESTKGRHEKKLNRVYHYFKAIAR; encoded by the coding sequence ATGAACGTGTTGACGATTTATACGCATCCTAATCATCGGAGCCTAAGTTATGCTTTTTTGCAGAAGGTCATCCAGGGGAGCCGCGAGAACGCGCATATCACGGATGTTCAGGTGCTTGATTTATATGAAGAGGGGTTCGATCCGGTCTTGGTTTTTAACGAGAACAAGCGGAGAAGGGATATGCACATCGATCCCAAGCTAGAGAAGTACCGTGAGCAGATCCGCTGGGCGGACAAAATCGTATTCGTGTATCCGATTTGGTGGGGGCGTCCTCCCGCGATGCTTTTGGGGTATATCGACCAGATGTTTGCATCGAATTTCGCCTATCGGGACAATGGTGGGCTCTTCCCGGAGGGGCTGCTGAAAGGTAAATCCGCGGTGTGTATATCCACCATGAAAGGGCCTGCCCTCTATCCTTTATATTGGCTGGGTAATGCGCATAAAATTCTCATGAGAAAAGCGCTGCTTAAATACGTGGGCATCCGAAAAGTGAAGTTTTTCGAATTTGGGAGCATGGAGAGCACGAAGGGCAGACATGAGAAGAAATTGAATCGGGTGTATCACTATTTTAAAGCGATAGCCCGATAA
- a CDS encoding MarR family winged helix-turn-helix transcriptional regulator: MDNEALFHKFVTFTTAVHEVTHELTKDIKPDDITPVQYSILEYIAVSQPVTLSQISDCKHISMPNTSRELKKLTEKNLCEKFNVAEDRRKQLIRLSEAGQTMMDGAFQRIGRRFLERIKDASSEELEDIQRALDVLQSKVFYGE; the protein is encoded by the coding sequence ATGGACAACGAAGCTTTATTTCATAAATTCGTGACTTTTACAACGGCCGTGCATGAAGTGACGCATGAATTGACCAAAGATATCAAGCCGGACGACATTACGCCCGTTCAATATAGCATTCTGGAGTATATCGCTGTCAGCCAGCCCGTTACCTTAAGCCAAATTAGCGACTGTAAGCATATTTCCATGCCGAATACGAGCCGTGAGCTCAAGAAGTTAACCGAAAAAAACCTATGCGAGAAATTTAACGTTGCCGAAGACCGGCGCAAGCAATTGATCCGACTCTCCGAAGCAGGGCAGACCATGATGGACGGCGCCTTTCAACGCATCGGCCGACGCTTTCTGGAACGGATCAAGGATGCTTCCTCAGAAGAACTGGAGGACATTCAACGGGCACTGGATGTGCTTCAATCCAAAGTATTTTATGGAGAGTAA